In a single window of the Bacteroidota bacterium genome:
- a CDS encoding type III pantothenate kinase — translation MPWNLILDFGNTRLKASLFFDGALREHHVLETPTAEAVLEIAGGKPVQAGMLASVRTDDAGLEHALSPYFPLLRLGPDTKLPITNAYGSPHTLGYDRIAASCAAGQLFPGQPVLAIVAGTCITYNFTTAAGEFLGGAISPGIGMRLRAMHEYTQKLPLVDMEGPTPFPATDTQTSLRTGAVYAAQLEAKAFYHELKAKYPDLAAVIGGGDAPVLANGLKNDIFARPFLVQEGLNRILEYHASSIQR, via the coding sequence ATGCCGTGGAACCTCATTCTCGATTTCGGGAATACCCGCCTCAAGGCCAGCCTGTTTTTCGACGGGGCTTTGCGTGAGCACCATGTGCTGGAAACGCCTACAGCCGAAGCGGTGCTGGAAATAGCGGGCGGAAAACCCGTGCAGGCCGGCATGCTGGCTTCGGTGCGGACTGACGATGCAGGGCTGGAGCATGCGCTTTCGCCGTATTTTCCGCTGCTCCGCCTCGGGCCTGATACGAAGTTGCCAATTACCAATGCGTATGGCAGTCCGCATACGCTGGGGTACGACCGCATAGCGGCCTCGTGCGCAGCGGGGCAACTTTTCCCGGGGCAGCCCGTCTTGGCCATTGTGGCAGGAACCTGCATTACATATAATTTCACAACGGCAGCCGGCGAGTTTCTGGGAGGAGCCATTTCGCCGGGCATAGGCATGCGGCTGCGTGCCATGCACGAATACACTCAGAAGCTGCCGCTGGTGGACATGGAAGGGCCCACGCCGTTTCCGGCTACCGATACACAAACCTCACTGCGCACCGGTGCCGTGTATGCCGCACAGCTCGAAGCCAAAGCATTTTACCACGAATTGAAGGCAAAATACCCCGATCTGGCAGCCGTAATTGGCGGCGGCGATGCCCCGGTTTTGGCAAACGGGCTGAAAAATGACATCTTTGCACGCCCGTTTCTGGTTCAGGAAGGGCTCAACCGCATATTAGAGTATCATGCATCCAGCATTCAGCGCTAA
- a CDS encoding FIST C-terminal domain-containing protein yields the protein MKTAQHLWQHGSWTAVAETLVHAQLCIVFGSRYTLEQNGGALHNLRAMYPNAFVVSCSSAGNILDESLLDDTLVATVIEFAHTRVAARRYAISQTDAATLGNQIASELDAADLAGVLLFSTTGINAGQLLNGINAKLQGRVPVSGGVAGDDYRFELTLTGLNEDLSNQQIVAVAFYGSKLRIAHGSKGGWDTFGPVRTITRSEGNILYEIDGKPVLDLYKQYLGDKASELPASALLFPFTIIEAQTSEPLVRGVQNVDEQAGSLILFGDVENGMKIQLMRANFDNLISGAGDSAKETFLYDKHPPQLAILISCVARRLVLGQLTEEELSESKKVLGNQATICGFYSYSELSPLVGDNACHLHNQTMTITTFTEETV from the coding sequence ATGAAAACTGCTCAACACCTCTGGCAACACGGAAGTTGGACCGCCGTAGCTGAAACACTTGTACACGCACAGCTTTGCATTGTATTCGGTTCACGTTATACGCTTGAGCAGAATGGAGGGGCTCTTCATAACTTGCGGGCCATGTACCCCAACGCATTCGTGGTAAGCTGCAGTTCGGCCGGTAATATTTTGGATGAATCGCTGCTTGATGATACGTTGGTGGCTACGGTAATTGAATTTGCGCATACCCGTGTGGCGGCACGCAGATATGCAATTAGCCAAACCGATGCAGCCACACTTGGCAACCAAATTGCCAGCGAACTTGATGCTGCTGATCTGGCAGGGGTGCTTTTATTTAGCACAACAGGAATAAATGCGGGGCAACTGCTCAACGGCATAAACGCAAAACTTCAGGGGCGTGTGCCTGTATCAGGCGGTGTGGCCGGCGATGATTACCGGTTTGAGCTTACACTTACCGGCCTGAATGAAGACCTGAGCAATCAGCAAATTGTAGCTGTTGCATTTTACGGCAGCAAACTGCGCATTGCCCACGGCTCTAAAGGTGGCTGGGACACATTCGGGCCGGTGCGTACCATTACCCGAAGCGAGGGGAATATTTTATATGAAATAGACGGCAAGCCCGTACTCGATTTATACAAGCAATACCTCGGCGATAAGGCCTCCGAACTACCGGCATCAGCACTGCTGTTTCCCTTTACAATTATTGAAGCACAAACCAGTGAGCCGCTGGTGCGCGGCGTACAAAATGTGGATGAACAGGCAGGTTCTCTCATTCTATTCGGCGATGTAGAAAATGGAATGAAAATACAGCTCATGCGCGCCAACTTTGATAACCTTATCAGCGGAGCAGGCGATTCGGCAAAAGAAACTTTTTTATATGACAAACATCCCCCTCAACTTGCCATACTTATAAGTTGCGTAGCACGCAGGCTGGTACTGGGCCAACTTACGGAAGAAGAACTCAGCGAGTCGAAAAAAGTACTGGGCAATCAGGCCACCATTTGCGGATTTTACTCCTACTCCGAGCTCTCGCCGCTTGTAGGCGACAATGCCTGCCACCTGCATAACCAGACAATGACCATTACCACATTCACCGAGGAAACGGTATGA
- the lptC gene encoding LPS export ABC transporter periplasmic protein LptC, with translation MRFWLTGFAFALLAACSNDPREVKRLTRKDTLPLQTAKDVTLYYSDSAKVKIKLTAPQIDDYAGNEPRTVMPLGMKVEFYDDDMKVNSSISARYAVRNERTNLMEARSNVVVVNTKGEKLETEQLFWDDRIDSIYTDKKVKVTSGSQIIHSEGLRADQTFNNYRFKKVTGIFALPDSDTNPK, from the coding sequence ATGCGGTTTTGGCTCACCGGCTTTGCTTTTGCTTTACTCGCGGCCTGCTCCAACGACCCGCGCGAAGTAAAACGCCTCACCCGCAAAGACACATTGCCACTGCAAACTGCAAAGGATGTAACGCTGTATTATTCAGACAGTGCCAAGGTGAAAATTAAACTCACCGCCCCTCAAATCGACGATTACGCCGGAAACGAACCGCGCACCGTAATGCCGCTGGGCATGAAAGTGGAGTTTTACGACGACGACATGAAGGTGAACTCGTCAATCTCAGCCCGCTATGCTGTGCGTAACGAGCGCACCAACCTCATGGAAGCCCGCTCAAACGTGGTGGTGGTAAATACAAAAGGCGAAAAACTGGAAACCGAACAGCTTTTCTGGGATGATCGTATTGACAGTATTTATACCGACAAAAAAGTAAAGGTGACCAGCGGCTCGCAAATTATTCACAGCGAAGGACTCCGGGCCGATCAGACCTTTAACAATTACCGGTTCAAGAAGGTAACCGGTATCTTTGCACTCCCTGATTCTGATACTAATCCGAAATGA
- a CDS encoding DUF547 domain-containing protein, whose translation MKSRLLLFTAAFLLLVTNLVAAPPAHTAWDNLLKKNVTADGKVNYKAFIRDSVELNKYLKLLSDNPPDASWTANQEKAFWINAYNAFTVKLIIKYYPVKSIKDIAGKVPFVNTPWDIKFIKIGKETLDLNNIEHTKLRKKFNDYRIHFALVCASKSCPILLNAAYTPEKLESQLDAQGRAFLKDVKRNQVSAATPKVSKIFDWYAMDFKKGNQTVIDVINKYSDVKINANAKLDYLTYDWTLNE comes from the coding sequence ATGAAATCCAGACTGCTGCTTTTTACCGCCGCGTTTTTACTGCTGGTGACAAACTTAGTTGCTGCTCCCCCCGCGCATACCGCCTGGGATAACCTGCTCAAAAAAAACGTAACGGCCGATGGAAAGGTTAACTACAAAGCCTTTATCCGCGATTCGGTGGAACTGAACAAGTACCTGAAACTGCTCAGCGATAATCCCCCTGATGCTTCCTGGACCGCCAATCAGGAAAAAGCATTCTGGATAAATGCCTACAATGCATTTACCGTTAAACTCATTATTAAATATTATCCGGTAAAGAGTATAAAAGATATTGCAGGCAAAGTGCCGTTTGTAAATACGCCGTGGGATATTAAGTTTATCAAAATTGGCAAGGAAACACTTGACCTGAACAACATTGAACACACCAAGCTCCGCAAAAAGTTTAACGATTACCGGATTCATTTTGCGCTGGTGTGTGCTTCAAAATCGTGCCCCATTCTGCTCAACGCAGCCTACACGCCCGAAAAGCTCGAAAGCCAGCTGGATGCGCAGGGGCGTGCTTTTCTGAAAGACGTGAAGCGCAATCAGGTTTCGGCTGCTACGCCCAAAGTGTCGAAAATTTTCGATTGGTATGCGATGGATTTCAAGAAGGGGAATCAAACTGTAATTGATGTGATAAACAAGTATTCAGACGTGAAAATAAATGCCAATGCGAAGCTGGACTATTTAACTTACGACTGGACACTGAACGAATAA
- the mrdA gene encoding penicillin-binding protein 2, with translation MNPDYRKYIIVVVVVVVALLYILRLFTIQVVEDKYKLTASNQAFLQMTDYPPRGAIYDRKGKLLVYNQVAYDLMVVPRDLKGCDTAGICKILNITIEDFQKRLVRLSGSLKESANDYRSHIFESQMLPELNAQIQERLYMFQGFYVMARTVRKYPIPMAAHLLGYIGEVNERITKKNPYYKSGDYIGMSGIEKGYEEALRGKKGVQIMMRDVHNNIKGSYKNGIYDTAAVPGKNLYSTLDAELQQYGEKLMQNKIGGVVAIEPSTGEILALVTSPTYDPNLLVGRDFPKNYSTLAKDTLGKPLFNRALQAYYPPGSTFKLLNALIGLQEGVLKPATMYPCARGYPPLGGKPKCHPHGSPTDLKGSIATSCNSYYSYVFKSIVENRKYKGTVEGYQAWKDYVNSFGVGVKIGTDLPYELKGIVPTPNYYDKVFGKNGWRASTVISLGIGQAELSVTPLQMCNIVCTIANRGYYITPHVVRSIGDNKVLPQWQKKNYTKVTSRQHYEDVITGMALVMTGGTGRSVQIPGIESCGKTGTAQNPHGEDHSVFVMFAPRENPKICIAILVENAGFGATWAAPIASLMMERYLTGKVTRSDLEQRMFEGDLIHKHPSSGAKPKPILH, from the coding sequence ATGAACCCCGACTATCGAAAATACATTATCGTTGTGGTGGTAGTGGTGGTGGCACTGCTTTACATCCTCCGTTTGTTCACCATTCAGGTGGTGGAAGATAAATACAAGCTCACGGCAAGTAACCAGGCATTTTTGCAAATGACGGATTATCCGCCGCGCGGCGCAATTTATGACCGCAAAGGCAAACTGCTGGTGTATAATCAGGTTGCGTATGATTTAATGGTGGTGCCGCGCGATCTGAAGGGCTGTGATACAGCTGGCATTTGTAAAATTCTCAATATCACAATTGAAGATTTTCAAAAACGATTAGTCCGGCTTTCCGGAAGTTTGAAAGAGTCGGCGAATGATTACCGGTCGCATATTTTCGAAAGCCAGATGCTGCCCGAACTGAATGCGCAGATTCAGGAACGGTTATATATGTTCCAGGGTTTTTATGTAATGGCCCGTACCGTGCGCAAGTACCCGATTCCTATGGCTGCGCACTTGCTGGGATATATCGGCGAAGTAAATGAGCGCATTACCAAGAAAAATCCCTACTACAAGTCGGGCGATTATATCGGGATGAGTGGTATTGAGAAGGGATACGAAGAAGCACTTCGCGGAAAAAAGGGTGTGCAGATTATGATGCGCGATGTGCACAACAACATTAAAGGCAGCTACAAAAACGGAATTTACGATACGGCTGCCGTACCCGGTAAAAACCTGTATTCCACACTTGATGCCGAGTTGCAGCAGTATGGCGAAAAACTGATGCAGAACAAAATTGGCGGCGTAGTGGCCATTGAGCCCTCTACCGGCGAAATTCTTGCATTGGTGACCAGTCCTACGTATGATCCCAACCTGCTTGTGGGACGCGATTTTCCGAAGAATTATTCCACACTTGCCAAAGACACGCTGGGCAAACCGCTTTTCAACCGTGCGCTGCAGGCTTATTATCCGCCCGGCTCCACATTCAAACTGCTTAATGCCCTTATTGGTTTGCAGGAAGGCGTGCTGAAACCGGCCACCATGTATCCCTGCGCGCGCGGATATCCGCCACTGGGCGGAAAACCCAAATGCCACCCGCACGGTAGTCCTACCGATCTGAAAGGCTCCATTGCTACGTCTTGCAACTCATACTATTCCTATGTGTTTAAAAGCATTGTGGAAAACCGCAAGTACAAAGGCACGGTTGAAGGCTATCAGGCCTGGAAAGATTATGTAAACAGTTTTGGCGTAGGCGTGAAAATAGGTACCGATCTGCCTTACGAACTCAAAGGCATTGTACCCACGCCAAATTATTACGATAAAGTATTTGGCAAAAACGGCTGGCGGGCTTCTACGGTTATCTCGCTCGGAATCGGACAGGCTGAGCTTAGTGTAACGCCGCTGCAGATGTGCAATATTGTGTGCACCATTGCCAACCGCGGATATTATATTACGCCGCACGTGGTGCGCAGTATTGGCGACAATAAAGTATTGCCGCAGTGGCAGAAAAAGAATTACACCAAAGTCACCAGCCGCCAGCATTACGAAGACGTAATTACGGGCATGGCGCTGGTAATGACGGGCGGAACCGGGCGCAGTGTACAGATTCCGGGCATTGAGTCGTGCGGCAAAACCGGTACGGCGCAAAACCCGCATGGCGAAGACCACTCGGTGTTTGTGATGTTTGCCCCGCGCGAGAATCCGAAAATCTGCATTGCCATTCTGGTCGAAAATGCCGGTTTTGGTGCCACGTGGGCCGCGCCCATTGCCAGTTTGATGATGGAACGCTACCTCACCGGCAAAGTAACCCGCTCTGATCTGGAGCAACGTATGTTTGAGGGCGATCTCATACACAAACATCCTTCATCGGGTGCCAAACCCAAGCCGATATTACATTAA
- the mreD gene encoding rod shape-determining protein MreD, which translates to MVSEILRHIFRFVVLVAVQGLILKNVEPLPGLNPFLYVLFLLLLPIELPGWLGLLIGFVTGWCVDLFYGTPGMHTATCTFIGFIRPAVLRFLAPRDGYEFGNQPTMQDMGRAWFLTYAAVLVVAHHFVLFFLEMFTFREFFYTLLRILMSAVASLMLITVTQFLFYRTKSGTT; encoded by the coding sequence ATGGTAAGTGAAATTCTGCGACATATCTTCCGCTTTGTGGTGCTGGTTGCCGTGCAGGGCCTTATTTTAAAAAATGTGGAACCGCTGCCCGGACTTAACCCGTTTTTATATGTGCTGTTTCTGCTGCTGCTGCCCATCGAACTTCCCGGCTGGCTGGGGTTGCTCATTGGTTTTGTAACCGGCTGGTGTGTGGACTTGTTTTATGGTACACCCGGTATGCACACCGCTACCTGCACGTTCATCGGCTTTATTCGTCCGGCGGTGCTGCGTTTTCTTGCCCCGCGCGACGGGTATGAGTTTGGCAATCAGCCCACGATGCAGGACATGGGGCGGGCTTGGTTTTTAACGTATGCCGCCGTGCTGGTTGTGGCGCATCATTTCGTGCTTTTCTTCCTCGAAATGTTCACCTTCCGCGAGTTCTTCTACACGCTGCTGCGCATTCTGATGAGTGCTGTAGCCTCGTTGATGCTCATTACCGTAACCCAGTTCCTGTTTTACCGCACCAAATCAGGCACCACATGA
- a CDS encoding FUSC family protein, whose amino-acid sequence MRRCLRFSSYLCQTMTLPGIKLSALLYAARIIIGCLITWWSLFYLTDTKKIWAIISVIIVSEPDFTSIRQSMVSRIINTITGCVLGLAFIAVFGLNFWSMIGAVAASVLVAVSFPNYPSSWKLAPVTVIIIMMPVLPDDFTWDDSLLTALMRTGEVLYGSLVAFVLGWLFTEFFKKRFPLFVLEDEEKEKKGENE is encoded by the coding sequence ATGCGCCGGTGTTTACGCTTCTCATCTTACCTTTGCCAAACCATGACCCTGCCCGGCATCAAGCTCTCCGCCCTGCTCTACGCGGCCCGCATTATTATCGGCTGCCTCATCACCTGGTGGTCGCTGTTTTACCTTACCGATACCAAAAAAATCTGGGCCATCATTTCGGTCATCATCGTAAGTGAGCCTGATTTTACAAGCATCCGCCAGAGCATGGTATCGCGCATCATCAACACTATTACGGGTTGTGTGCTGGGGCTGGCTTTTATAGCCGTTTTCGGGCTTAATTTCTGGTCTATGATTGGTGCGGTGGCTGCTTCGGTGCTGGTGGCTGTTTCCTTCCCCAATTATCCCTCAAGCTGGAAACTGGCACCCGTTACGGTTATCATCATCATGATGCCCGTTTTGCCCGATGATTTTACGTGGGACGACTCGTTGCTCACCGCGCTCATGCGCACCGGCGAGGTGCTTTACGGCAGTTTGGTTGCGTTTGTGCTGGGCTGGCTGTTTACCGAGTTTTTTAAAAAACGGTTCCCGTTGTTTGTGCTGGAGGATGAGGAGAAGGAGAAAAAGGGCGAGAATGAGTGA
- a CDS encoding peptidylprolyl isomerase, with amino-acid sequence MTILSRIRSRVALLVGIIFVAILAFVLTDIFSGQFGLFGAGGPGDVGTINGNKISYKDFDNKIRSYSDANENMSDQQRQQLSDGVWAEMIDQLVYQPEYDELGILVTTDELAEQMMGDKPSDLMRQYFQDPQSGQIAPQYANPDGSLNGKAIRELVKKFQPKDVAQWEKIEQEMQKRLVREKYNTLIRKGLYVTSSQAIREDKEEKTSYAFTYFSKRYSEIADSTIKCTDEELKAYYKANPHKFKQADDARSIEFVSFDVLPTADDIAAQREELSKLMPEFKTKSGRDDTAFVSSLSTDGVYASKMLRPGLYPVGTDSMFIKANAGDVLGPFSVGENNVIYKVLGQRFSSDSAKVRHILVAMKGGTPEATRTKEQAKLRADSIAKVIKGGKKMEDLVEKLTDDQGSKSGNKGDYGWFTQETGFVQPFKDAGFNNPKGAVVVVETQFGYHVIQVIDRTKESRKTEVVAIERKSEPSEQTITSIFNKAAEFGGKNNNLELFNKAVTDGKLSKQAGENVTENSRYIAGIDQPRPIIQWMFADKTELGSVSEPFTVGQQAGQQKFVVCVLTKIVEKGTKPFEDKDVRTICELEVRKKKKIEQFTKEINAKKAATIDAWAANLKLTATPATANFANAVLPMAGNEGRVVGWMAGNPTPNKLSGPIAGDQGVYVVMITGVTPAEPLKDVKTRQQSATSAMGGQADSRAADVLREDADIVDHRARYF; translated from the coding sequence ATGACCATTTTATCGCGCATACGCAGCCGTGTAGCCCTTTTGGTAGGGATCATTTTTGTAGCCATTCTGGCTTTTGTACTGACTGATATTTTCAGCGGACAGTTTGGACTTTTTGGTGCCGGTGGCCCCGGAGATGTGGGCACTATCAATGGCAACAAAATTTCCTACAAGGATTTCGACAACAAGATCCGCTCGTACAGTGACGCCAATGAAAACATGAGCGACCAGCAGCGCCAGCAGCTTTCTGATGGTGTTTGGGCCGAAATGATTGACCAGCTGGTGTATCAGCCCGAGTATGATGAACTCGGTATTTTGGTAACTACCGACGAGCTGGCCGAGCAGATGATGGGCGACAAGCCTTCTGATCTGATGCGTCAGTATTTTCAGGATCCGCAAAGCGGCCAGATTGCACCGCAGTACGCCAATCCGGATGGATCGCTGAATGGTAAAGCCATTCGTGAGCTGGTGAAAAAATTCCAGCCCAAAGATGTAGCCCAGTGGGAAAAAATTGAGCAGGAAATGCAGAAGCGTCTGGTGCGTGAAAAATACAACACGCTCATTCGTAAAGGTCTTTATGTAACCTCAAGCCAGGCCATCCGCGAAGACAAGGAAGAAAAAACCAGCTACGCGTTTACCTATTTCAGCAAGCGTTACAGCGAAATTGCCGACTCAACCATTAAATGCACCGACGAAGAGCTGAAGGCTTATTATAAAGCCAATCCGCACAAATTCAAACAGGCCGATGATGCCCGTTCAATTGAATTTGTAAGTTTTGATGTACTCCCTACGGCTGATGATATTGCAGCCCAGCGCGAAGAGCTTTCTAAACTTATGCCTGAATTCAAAACCAAATCAGGCCGCGACGACACTGCTTTTGTATCCAGCCTTTCTACCGACGGTGTGTATGCGTCTAAAATGCTGCGTCCGGGTCTTTATCCTGTGGGCACCGACAGTATGTTTATTAAAGCCAACGCCGGCGATGTACTCGGACCCTTCAGTGTAGGTGAAAACAATGTGATTTACAAAGTACTCGGTCAGCGTTTCTCTTCAGATTCTGCCAAAGTGCGTCACATTCTTGTAGCCATGAAAGGCGGCACACCCGAAGCCACCCGCACCAAAGAGCAGGCTAAACTTCGTGCCGACAGTATTGCCAAAGTGATTAAAGGCGGCAAGAAAATGGAAGATCTGGTTGAAAAACTCACCGACGACCAGGGCTCAAAATCAGGCAATAAAGGCGATTACGGCTGGTTTACACAGGAAACCGGATTCGTACAGCCCTTTAAAGATGCCGGTTTCAACAATCCCAAAGGCGCTGTAGTTGTAGTAGAAACACAGTTTGGCTACCACGTAATTCAGGTTATCGACCGCACCAAGGAAAGCCGCAAAACTGAAGTAGTAGCCATTGAGCGTAAGTCAGAGCCTTCGGAACAAACAATTACCAGCATCTTCAACAAAGCAGCTGAGTTTGGTGGTAAAAACAACAACCTCGAACTCTTCAATAAAGCCGTAACCGATGGCAAATTGTCGAAACAAGCCGGTGAAAATGTAACCGAAAACAGCCGTTACATTGCCGGTATCGATCAGCCCCGCCCCATCATCCAGTGGATGTTTGCCGACAAAACCGAACTTGGCTCGGTGTCTGAGCCTTTCACTGTAGGTCAGCAGGCCGGCCAGCAGAAATTTGTGGTATGCGTGCTTACCAAAATTGTTGAAAAAGGCACTAAGCCGTTTGAAGATAAAGACGTGCGCACAATCTGCGAACTTGAAGTGCGTAAGAAGAAAAAGATTGAGCAGTTTACCAAAGAGATCAACGCTAAGAAAGCGGCTACAATTGATGCCTGGGCTGCCAACCTGAAACTCACAGCCACTCCGGCAACAGCCAATTTTGCCAATGCGGTACTGCCTATGGCCGGCAACGAAGGCCGCGTAGTAGGCTGGATGGCTGGCAACCCTACCCCCAACAAACTCTCCGGCCCCATTGCCGGCGATCAGGGTGTGTATGTGGTAATGATTACCGGTGTAACGCCTGCCGAACCGCTGAAAGATGTAAAAACACGTCAGCAATCAGCCACAAGCGCAATGGGCGGTCAGGCCGACTCACGTGCTGCTGATGTACTTCGCGAAGATGCTGACATTGTAGATCATCGCGCCCGTTATTTCTAA
- a CDS encoding HAMP domain-containing histidine kinase — translation MINKPDPLNRLTARQLRKAFPDDQFTEQGLELFIKLVNDSYNNVDDERILNQRAMQISQKELEEINNELNQRNVFLDSFNHGLAHDIKNHTANILGLIKMLRKYLSRGNTEMLEKIVDRLDLSTNQLTSIVQGFLYLSKFENKTDDEFTEIIPDILQAAIQLEIQYLLLGKNITLHYSFSPDSIFYSKHILKIIFVNLISNSIKFSRPDVPGIINVNLVKRNDQLVLEVSDNGIGMNIDDPENKVFRLFYRTEEASNEKGYGVGLFVVKKIIDRNKGSIQIKSTPGEGTSITISLPYLHREKPE, via the coding sequence ATGATTAATAAACCCGATCCGCTTAACCGTTTAACTGCCCGACAACTGCGTAAAGCGTTCCCGGATGATCAATTTACCGAACAGGGGCTGGAACTTTTTATCAAACTCGTTAACGACTCATATAATAATGTGGACGATGAGCGCATATTGAATCAGCGCGCGATGCAAATAAGCCAGAAAGAACTGGAAGAAATAAATAACGAGTTAAATCAGCGCAATGTTTTTCTCGACAGTTTCAACCACGGACTGGCACACGATATAAAAAACCACACCGCCAATATTCTCGGACTGATAAAGATGCTGCGCAAATATCTTTCGCGCGGTAACACCGAAATGCTGGAAAAAATTGTGGACCGGCTCGATTTGTCCACAAACCAGCTTACTTCTATTGTACAAGGATTTCTCTACCTCTCAAAATTTGAAAACAAAACCGATGATGAGTTTACCGAAATTATACCGGATATTCTTCAGGCGGCCATACAATTAGAAATACAATACCTGCTTCTCGGCAAAAACATTACCCTTCACTACTCATTCAGCCCCGACAGTATTTTTTATTCGAAACACATTCTCAAAATTATTTTTGTTAATCTCATATCCAACTCCATCAAGTTTTCGCGTCCTGATGTTCCGGGAATAATCAATGTAAACCTCGTAAAACGCAACGATCAACTTGTGCTCGAAGTGAGCGACAATGGTATAGGTATGAATATCGATGATCCTGAAAACAAGGTATTCAGGCTATTTTACCGTACGGAAGAAGCCAGTAATGAAAAAGGATACGGCGTTGGATTGTTTGTGGTGAAAAAAATAATCGACCGGAATAAAGGAAGCATTCAGATAAAAAGTACACCCGGAGAAGGCACTTCCATTACTATTTCGCTTCCTTATTTACACCGCGAGAAGCCGGAATAA
- the rodA gene encoding rod shape-determining protein RodA: MRERSESQFYNVDWITVVVYLVLVTLGLMNIYSAMYDPALSSIFDLSRLEGKQFIFICVSLVLGFSLLMVDASFFTATAFFAYGGFLLLNIAVRFLGAEIKGSHSWFRFGSFGLQPAEFMKFSTALVLAKYISGITRRDLVRDFFVCMGFILLPMLIIAVIQDETGVAIVLAAFIVVLYREGIFPGWLLLLGIVSVLAVVLGLKFYDLRWYFVAGSVALATLWLIFQRRIRINHIVIALGIAGLFVSLIFVSNYIINKMPEHQSARIKVWLGMSVSQQMQDKIGYNVKQSMIAIGSGGISGKGFLEGTQTKFRFVPEQETDFIFCTVGEEWGFLGSAGVILLYAFLIIRLIFMAERQRSDFTRIYGYGVACVFFIHLMVNVGMTIGLIPVIGIPLPFFSYGGSSLIGFTLLLFIFIRLDSQRLLILR, translated from the coding sequence ATGCGCGAACGCAGCGAGAGTCAGTTTTACAATGTCGATTGGATTACCGTAGTCGTTTACCTCGTGCTGGTTACGCTGGGGCTGATGAACATTTATTCGGCAATGTATGATCCGGCACTCAGCAGCATTTTCGATCTTTCGCGGCTGGAAGGAAAACAGTTTATATTTATTTGCGTATCACTGGTGCTTGGCTTTTCGCTGCTCATGGTGGATGCTTCGTTTTTTACGGCTACGGCGTTTTTTGCATACGGAGGTTTTCTGCTGCTCAACATTGCCGTGCGTTTTCTGGGTGCCGAAATCAAGGGCAGTCACTCGTGGTTCAGGTTTGGCAGCTTTGGTTTGCAGCCGGCCGAGTTTATGAAGTTTTCTACAGCTCTGGTGCTGGCAAAATACATCAGCGGCATAACCCGCCGCGATCTGGTGCGCGACTTTTTTGTGTGCATGGGTTTCATACTGCTGCCTATGCTCATTATAGCTGTGATACAAGACGAAACAGGTGTGGCAATTGTGCTTGCAGCATTCATCGTAGTGCTTTACCGCGAAGGAATTTTCCCCGGCTGGCTCCTTCTGCTGGGCATTGTATCGGTGCTGGCGGTGGTGCTTGGCCTTAAGTTTTACGACCTGAGGTGGTATTTTGTAGCCGGTAGTGTGGCGCTGGCTACATTATGGCTCATTTTTCAGCGTCGTATCCGAATCAATCATATTGTCATTGCGCTGGGTATTGCAGGCTTGTTTGTGAGCCTCATTTTTGTATCAAACTACATCATCAATAAAATGCCCGAACACCAGTCGGCACGTATTAAGGTATGGCTCGGTATGTCGGTTTCTCAGCAAATGCAGGATAAGATCGGATACAATGTAAAGCAGTCGATGATTGCCATTGGTTCGGGCGGCATTAGCGGTAAAGGATTTTTGGAAGGCACACAAACTAAGTTTCGCTTTGTGCCCGAGCAGGAAACGGATTTTATTTTCTGCACCGTTGGCGAGGAGTGGGGCTTTCTGGGTAGTGCCGGTGTAATTCTGCTTTACGCCTTTCTCATTATCCGCCTCATCTTTATGGCCGAGCGGCAGCGGTCTGATTTTACGCGCATTTATGGCTACGGTGTAGCCTGCGTGTTTTTTATCCACTTAATGGTTAATGTGGGAATGACCATTGGTCTGATTCCGGTAATTGGTATTCCCTTGCCCTTTTTCAGCTACGGCGGCTCTTCACTTATTGGCTTTACGCTGCTGCTCTTCATCTTCATTCGCCTCGACTCGCAACGCCTGCTTATTCTGCGTTAA